The following DNA comes from Allobranchiibius huperziae.
TGCGGGATCGTCATACCGACGAACAGGTAGCCGATCAGCATGCTCGGCACGCCACGCGGCAGCAGGGCGCACACGGCCTTGCCGACATCGGTGGCGACGGTGCCCCACTGCAGGGAGATCGGCCGCAGGAAGTCGGTGACCACGGCACCGGACTTGATCCGGTCCGCCAGGTCGGTGCGCCCGGTGAGGTTGAGCGATCCGAGCAGCCCCTGCGACAGCCACACGTAGGTCGCCATAGTCCCGACCGCGTATCCGTGCAGATTCCCGCCACCCGCGCGGACCGCGGCGAGCAGGATGACCGACTTCAGCAGCCCGAACGTCGTGTTGGCGACCAGCCCGCCGAGCATCGCCAGGCGGTAGGTCGTCTGCTGCCGGATGCCCGCTGCGAAGAGGCGCCCGTAGGGCGCGAGAGCGACAGGCACAAACGCAGGAACCTACCAGCTTCTGCTCCGACCGGGGATCGGGATGTCGCGGCCGCCTCGTTAGAGTCGTGGTCCATGAGCGGTGTACCCGACCCGGACCGGCCGACCGACGAGCGCCCGCAGTTCGTCATCGTGATGGGTGTCTCCGGGTCCGGCAAGACCACGATCGCCACGGCTCTGGCGACCAGGCTGGGGTGGGATTTCGCCGAGGGCGACGACTTCCACCCCGAGGCGAACGTCGAGAAGATGGCGCACGGCGTGCCGCTCACGGATGAGGACCGCTGGCCGTGGCTGCGGGCCATCGGGGCGTGGATGGACGAACACGCGCGCGAGGGCCGCAGCGCGGTCGTCACGTGTTCAGCGCTGAAGCGGGCCTACCGCGACCTGTTGCGAGAAGGCCGTGACCGGGTGCGCTTCTGCTGCATCGACGTACCCGTCGAGGAGCTCGAACGACGGCTCGCGGTGCGCACCGGTCACTACATGCCCGCGTCCCTGCTCCCGTCGCAGCTGGCGACGTTGGAGGCGTTGCAGCCCGATGAGCCCGGAGTCGTGGTGCACGCGCACGGCGACCCGCAGCACGTGGTCGCCGAGGCCTTCGAGAAGCTGGGCCTGATCGATCAGGCCGGCAGCGCGTAGGTCCGATCCGGCAGCGGGTCGACCAGGCCGTCCTCGATGAGGCCGGCCAAGCAGCGGCCGCGCTGCGCCGCGTCGGACCAGACGAGGTCCAGGGCGGCCTGCTGCACGGGACCGTCCGCGTCGCGCAGCGCCTGCAGCAGCAGCCCCCGGACCTGTCGGTCAGTGCCCGCCCACCGCTGCGCCCGTTTCACCGGACCGTCGTACGCCGGTCGGCCGGCGGCCAGCCAGGCGCACCGGTCGGAGATCGGGCACAGCTCGCAGGTGGGGGAGCCGGCGGTGCATACCAGTGCGCCCAGCTCCATGACCGCGACGTTCCACGTGGCGGCGTCCGCATCGTCGCGGGGGAGAAGCTCCTCGGCCAGGCGCGTTTCCGCGGCGGTGAGCGCCGGGGCGGCCTGGGCCGACCCGGTGACCGCGCGGGCGTGCACCCGGCGCACGTTGGTGTCGACGACGGCGCAGCGGATCCCGAACGCGAACGCCCCCACCGCCGCCGCGGTGTAGGCGCCCACTCCCGGCAGCGCGCGCAACTGCTCCAGATCGTCCGGGACGGCTCCGTCGTGCGAAGCGACCATCGCCGTGGCAGCGGCGTGCAGCCGCAGGGCCCGGCGCGGATATCCCAGGCGACCCCAGTGCCGCACCGCGTCGCCGGGTGCGGCGGCGGCCAGATCGGCAGGTGCGGGCCAGCGCGTCATCCAGTCCGTCCACACCGGCAGCACGCGCGCGACCGGGGTCTGCTGCAGCATGATCTCGGAGACGAAGACACCCCACGGCGTGGCGTCGAGGGCCCGCCAGGGTAGATCGCGTCGGTGGTCGGCGTACCAGTCCAGGACCGGCTGGTGCAGTCCGGCGTGCGCAGCTGCGGTCACCGGTCGCCGCTCAGACGTACCGCTCGAGGATGCTGTTCTCGGCGAGACGCGACAGGCCCTCGCGCACCGAGCGGGCGCGCAGCTCGCCGACGCCCTCGACGGCCATCAACTGATCGAAGTCGGCCGCGAGCAGCTTCTGCAGGCTGCCGAAGTGCTCCACCAGGCGGTCGTTGATGAGCGGTGGAAGCCGCGGGATCTTGCTGAGCAGCCGGTAGCCGCGCGGCGAGACCGGCGCGTCGAGCGATTCCGCTGCACCGGCCGAGCCCAGCGCGCCGGCACCGGCGTGCAGGTCGAGCAGGTCGGTGGAGCTGATCGCCGCCAGCCGGTCCAGCGCCTGCTGGGTGGTCATGCCGTCACGGGCGACGTCGACGTAGTCGCGCACGACCAGCTCTCGGTCGTCCGACAGGGTGCCGACCAGCTCGTCCAGCTGCAGGGACATCAGCCGACCGTCGACGCCGAGCTCGACGACGTATTCGGCGATCTCCTCGCTGATCCGTCGCACCATCTCCAGCCGCTGCAGCACCGTGGCCACGTCGCGGACCGTGACCAGGTCCTCGATCTCCAGGGCGGACAGGGTGCGGGTGACCTCGTCGAGGCGCGACTTGTAGCGCTCCAGGGTCTGCAGCGCCTGGTTGGCGCGGGACAGGATCGCGTTGGAGCCCTCCATCACGTGCCGCAGCGACCCGACGTAGAGGGCGATGGTCTGCATCGACTGGCTCACCGAGATGACGGGAAGGCCGGTCTGCTTGGCGACCCGCTCCGCCGTGCGGTGCCGGGTGCCGGACTCCCGGGTGCGGATGTTGGGGTCCGGGACGAGCTGTACGGCGGCGCTGATGATCCGCGTGACGCCCTTGTCCAGGACGATCGCGCCGTCCATCTTGGCCAGTTCGCGCACCCGCGTGGAGGAGAAGTCGATGTCGATGGGGAAACCGCCGGTGCTGATGCTCTGCACCACGGTGTCGTAGCCCAGCACGATGAGCGCTCCGGTGCGGCCCCGCAGGATGCGCTCGAGGGCGTCGCGCAACTGGGTGCCCGGAGCGGCCGCGGCGAGCGTGTCGCGCAGCAACTGTTCCTCGGTGGGTGGCACGCGCTGGATTCTATGTGAGGCGCGGGCCGCCCCCGTCGATCAACCGCACGGCGTCGCGTACGTCGTCCACCTCGACGACCTGCATACCCTCCGGCGCCGCTTCCCCGGCCAGCGACCCCGCGGGGATGACAGCCCTCCTGAAGCCGATGCGGAAGGCCTCGGCCAGGCGTCGCGCGACACCGGACACCGCGCGTACCTCACCGGCCAGTCCGACCTCGCCGACGGCCACGGTGCCCGCGCCCATCGGACGGTCCTGCACCCCGCTCGCGATGGCCAGCGCGATCGCCAGGTCGGCCGCCGGCTCGCTGAGCCGCACACCGCCGACGGTCGAAAGGTAGCAGTCGCTGCGCGAGACCGGCAGGCCGGCGCGGCGGTCGAGCACGGCGAGGATCATGGCCGTCCGCGAGGAGTCGATGCCGCTGGTGGTGCGCCGGGGGTTGCCCTGCACGCCGTCGACCATCAGGGCCTGCACCTCCGTGACCAGCGGACGGCGCCCTTCGAGGGTGACCGTGACGCAGGTGCCGGGCACCGGCTGCTCCCGGCGGGTGAGGAAGAGCCCGCTCGGATCCGGCAGGCCGACGATGCCGACGTCGGACAGGTCGAAGCAGCCCACCTCGTCGGTCGGGCCGTACCTGTTCTTCGCGGCGCGCACCAGGCGCAGCCGCGAGTGTCGCTCGCCCTCGAACTGCACGACGACGTCGACCAGGTGCTCCAGCACGCGGGGACCGGCGATGGAGCCGTCCTTGGTGACGTGGCCGACCAGCAGCACGCTGATGTCGCGCTGCTTGGCGACCTGGATGATCGCCGCCGCGACCTCACGCACCTGGCTGACGTTGCCGGGAGAGCCGGGGATCTCGGTGGAGGCGATGGTCTGCACCGAGTCGATCACCAGCAGCTCCGGGCGGACCTGGTCGATCTGCGCCAGCACCGTGCCGAGATCGGTCTCGCTGGCCAGGAAGAGGGTGCGCGCCAGCGCCTCGATCCGCTCGGCCCGCACCCGCACCTGCGCGGCCGACTCCTCACCGCTGACGTAGAGCACCCGGCGCGGCCCTCGTGCCGCGCGCGCGGCCACGTCGAGCAGCAGCGTGGACTTGCCGATGCCCGGCTCGCCGGCGACCAGGATGACGGCCCCGGGCACCAGCCCGCCGCCGAGCACGCGGTCGAACTCGCTGACACCGGTCGGCCGGGCGGAGGCCTGCGACCCGTCCACCTCGCCGATCGGCACGGCGGGCCGCTCGAGCACCGTCGCGGCGGCGGTGTGCACGCCGACCTGGCCGACCTCTTCCAAGGTGCCCCACGCCTGGCACTCGCTGCAGCGTCCGACCCACTTGATCGCGGTCCAGCCGCACTCGGCGCAGCGGTAGGACGGCGCTGGGGGTTTCTTGCGGGCGCTCGCGGTCGGCATACGCAGAAGGTATGCGCCGCCGCCGACAGACGTGCGGCCGGTCAGACGCGCTTGCGGTTCTGCTTCTGCGCGTCGAGCGTGGCGGGGTGGATCAGCAGCGGCAGCAGGGTGCGGTTGCCCGGGCGGCGCGCTGCCTTCGCGAGCGCCAGGTGGGCCTCGCAGTGCGTGACCAGCACGTCGTACGCCGCGTCGCCCATCAGGTGCCGCAGCTCGCCGGCGTTGGAGAGGTAGAGCGGCTCCTTGCCGACGTGCGCCTCGGGGTTGGAGCTGCAGTACCAGTCCAGGTCGTGTCCGCCCGGGCCCCAGCCGCTGCGCTGGTACTCGCCGATCGAGATCTCCAGGTACGACGTGTCGTCGCCGCGCTCGACCGTGCGGAAGGTGCGCCGCAACGGCAACTGCCAGCAGACGTCCGGCTTGACCGTGTGCGGTTCGACGCCGGTGAGCAGCGCGTGCTGGTGCAGGGAGCAGCCGTCGCCCGCGGGGAAGCCGGGCCGGTTGAGGAAGATGCAGGCGCCGTCGACGACGCGCGTCTTGGTCGCGCCGTCCTCCTTCTCGCGCCAGCCCAGGTCGGAGTGTCCCTCCTCGTAGTACTGCCACTCATCGGGGCCGAGCTCCTTGACCACCCGGCGGACGTTCTTCAGGTCGTCCTTGTCGGCGAAGTGCGCGCCGAGCGTGCAGCATCCGTCGTCGGGGCGGTCGGCGTAGATGCCCTGGCAGCCGCGCCCGTAGATGCAGGTCCAGTTCGAGGTCAGCCACGTCAGGTCGCAGCGGAACCGCTCGGCACCGTCGTCCGGGTTGTCGAACTCGACCCAGCTTCGTGCGACATTCGGATCGGTCTCGGCCACGGGCGTGATCGTAGCCCCGGCACACTGCACCCAGCAGACGCAGAAGGCTGTCGCGGGAGATCCTCGACGGCCGGCGGTGGATGGTGCTCACCGACCGAAGGTGCGCCGACTAGTTTGGCCGCATGCGCCTCGGAGTGATCGACGTCGGCTCGAACACGGTCCACCTGCTCGTCGTCGACGCGCACCGCGGAGCCCAGCCCATCCCGGCGTTCTCCCACAAGCGTGAGCTGCGGCTCTCCGAGCACACGACCTCCACCGGCGACATCGCGCAGGAGGGCGTTGCCGCGCTCATCGGCTTCGTCGAGGAGTGCAAGACCATCGCGGAGGACCAGGGCGCCGAGCAGCTGCTGGCCTTCGCGACCAGCGCCATCCGCGAGGCCCCCAACGGCGAGGGCGTGCTGAAGACCGTCCACGACAAGACCGGGATCCACCTCCAGGTGCTCTCCGGCGAGCAGGAGTCGTCGCTGACCTTCCTCGCCGTACGCCGCTGGTTCGGATGGTCCTCCGGCCGGCTGATCGTCATCGACATCGGCGGCGGGTCGCTGGAGCTCGCGAACGGGCAGGACGAGGTGCCGGACGCGGCGATCAGCCTGCCGCTCGGCGCAGGCCGCCTGACCCGCACGCTGCAGGGCGATCCGCCGGCACCGGAGGACCTGCGCGCCATGCGCAAGCAGGTGCGCACCGAGATCGCCCGCAGCATGCGCGACCTGACCCGGTTCGGCCGCCCCGACCACGTCGTCGGCACCAGCAAGACGATCCGGTCGCTCGCGCGGCTCTGCGGAGCGGCGCCCAAGGACGAGGGCCCGTACGTCGAACGCACCTTGGAGCGGGCCGACCTGACCAAGCTGGTGCCGCGCCTGGCGAAGATGACGGCCGCCGAGCGCGCGGGCCTTCCAGGGGTGTCGGCCAGCCGGTCGGCGCAGATGCTGGCCGGCGCGGTGGTCATCGAGGGCACGATGGAGCTGCTCGACGTACCCGCCCTGACGCTGTGCCCGTGGGCACTGCGCGAGGGCGTCATCCTGCGCCGCCTGGACGCCATGGACGGATGGGACGCGGCCGAGTGAGCATCAGCCGCATCCCGGACGCCAAGGTCGTCCTCTCCAGCGCCTCGGTCTACCCCCACGGCGTCGCGGCCACCTTCGACCTCGCCGACCGGCTCGGCTACGACGGGGTCGAGGTGATGGTGTGGAACGACCCGGTCAGCCAGGAGGCCGGTGCGCTGCAACGGCTTATCGACCACTACCAGCTGCCGGTGGTCTCCATCCACGCGCCGACTCTGCTACTCACCCAACGCATCTGGGGCACGGAGCCCTGGGACAAGGTCGACAACTCGGTCCGGGTCGCACGCGAGGTCGGCGCCGACACGGTGGTGCTGCATCCGCCGTTCCGCTGGCAGCGCGAATACGCCGCCGAGTTCGTCGCGGGGGTGGCGCAGCGCGAGGAGGAGACCGGCATACAGCTCGCGGTGGAGAACATGTTCCCGTGGCGTGCCCGGCAGCGCGAGATGCAGGCCTATCTGCCCGGCTGGGACCCGGTCGACATCGACTACGCGCACGTGACGCTCGACCTGTCGCACACCGCCACCGCCGGATCGGACGCGATGGCCATGCAGGCCGCGCTCGGCGAGCGACTGGCCCACGTGCACCTCGCCGACGGCTCGGGGTCCTTCAAGGACGAGCACCTGGTGCCGGGACGCGGTGGGCAGCCGTGCGCGCAGTTCCTGGAGGCG
Coding sequences within:
- a CDS encoding ABC transporter permease, whose product is MPVALAPYGRLFAAGIRQQTTYRLAMLGGLVANTTFGLLKSVILLAAVRAGGGNLHGYAVGTMATYVWLSQGLLGSLNLTGRTDLADRIKSGAVVTDFLRPISLQWGTVATDVGKAVCALLPRGVPSMLIGYLFVGMTIPHRPLPWVLGAVSLLLGITVSWASVYLVASAAYWLVEIRGLQVFYMMVSGFFAGLLVPISLFPHWLLVLASSTPFPSMLQYPIDVFTGRGGVGLIAAQVGWLALVGTVGHVLTNAGRRRLEVQGG
- a CDS encoding gluconokinase; its protein translation is MSGVPDPDRPTDERPQFVIVMGVSGSGKTTIATALATRLGWDFAEGDDFHPEANVEKMAHGVPLTDEDRWPWLRAIGAWMDEHAREGRSAVVTCSALKRAYRDLLREGRDRVRFCCIDVPVEELERRLAVRTGHYMPASLLPSQLATLEALQPDEPGVVVHAHGDPQHVVAEAFEKLGLIDQAGSA
- a CDS encoding A/G-specific adenine glycosylase, with translation MTAAAHAGLHQPVLDWYADHRRDLPWRALDATPWGVFVSEIMLQQTPVARVLPVWTDWMTRWPAPADLAAAAPGDAVRHWGRLGYPRRALRLHAAATAMVASHDGAVPDDLEQLRALPGVGAYTAAAVGAFAFGIRCAVVDTNVRRVHARAVTGSAQAAPALTAAETRLAEELLPRDDADAATWNVAVMELGALVCTAGSPTCELCPISDRCAWLAAGRPAYDGPVKRAQRWAGTDRQVRGLLLQALRDADGPVQQAALDLVWSDAAQRGRCLAGLIEDGLVDPLPDRTYALPA
- the disA gene encoding DNA integrity scanning diadenylate cyclase DisA — protein: MPPTEEQLLRDTLAAAAPGTQLRDALERILRGRTGALIVLGYDTVVQSISTGGFPIDIDFSSTRVRELAKMDGAIVLDKGVTRIISAAVQLVPDPNIRTRESGTRHRTAERVAKQTGLPVISVSQSMQTIALYVGSLRHVMEGSNAILSRANQALQTLERYKSRLDEVTRTLSALEIEDLVTVRDVATVLQRLEMVRRISEEIAEYVVELGVDGRLMSLQLDELVGTLSDDRELVVRDYVDVARDGMTTQQALDRLAAISSTDLLDLHAGAGALGSAGAAESLDAPVSPRGYRLLSKIPRLPPLINDRLVEHFGSLQKLLAADFDQLMAVEGVGELRARSVREGLSRLAENSILERYV
- the radA gene encoding DNA repair protein RadA, coding for MPTASARKKPPAPSYRCAECGWTAIKWVGRCSECQAWGTLEEVGQVGVHTAAATVLERPAVPIGEVDGSQASARPTGVSEFDRVLGGGLVPGAVILVAGEPGIGKSTLLLDVAARAARGPRRVLYVSGEESAAQVRVRAERIEALARTLFLASETDLGTVLAQIDQVRPELLVIDSVQTIASTEIPGSPGNVSQVREVAAAIIQVAKQRDISVLLVGHVTKDGSIAGPRVLEHLVDVVVQFEGERHSRLRLVRAAKNRYGPTDEVGCFDLSDVGIVGLPDPSGLFLTRREQPVPGTCVTVTLEGRRPLVTEVQALMVDGVQGNPRRTTSGIDSSRTAMILAVLDRRAGLPVSRSDCYLSTVGGVRLSEPAADLAIALAIASGVQDRPMGAGTVAVGEVGLAGEVRAVSGVARRLAEAFRIGFRRAVIPAGSLAGEAAPEGMQVVEVDDVRDAVRLIDGGGPRLT
- a CDS encoding Ppx/GppA phosphatase family protein; the protein is MRLGVIDVGSNTVHLLVVDAHRGAQPIPAFSHKRELRLSEHTTSTGDIAQEGVAALIGFVEECKTIAEDQGAEQLLAFATSAIREAPNGEGVLKTVHDKTGIHLQVLSGEQESSLTFLAVRRWFGWSSGRLIVIDIGGGSLELANGQDEVPDAAISLPLGAGRLTRTLQGDPPAPEDLRAMRKQVRTEIARSMRDLTRFGRPDHVVGTSKTIRSLARLCGAAPKDEGPYVERTLERADLTKLVPRLAKMTAAERAGLPGVSASRSAQMLAGAVVIEGTMELLDVPALTLCPWALREGVILRRLDAMDGWDAAE
- a CDS encoding sugar phosphate isomerase/epimerase family protein, whose product is MGRGRVSISRIPDAKVVLSSASVYPHGVAATFDLADRLGYDGVEVMVWNDPVSQEAGALQRLIDHYQLPVVSIHAPTLLLTQRIWGTEPWDKVDNSVRVAREVGADTVVLHPPFRWQREYAAEFVAGVAQREEETGIQLAVENMFPWRARQREMQAYLPGWDPVDIDYAHVTLDLSHTATAGSDAMAMQAALGERLAHVHLADGSGSFKDEHLVPGRGGQPCAQFLEALAARGYDGSIVLEVGTRKLDDEERELDLAEALAFARLHFAAPALP